The following proteins come from a genomic window of Achromobacter deleyi:
- a CDS encoding LysR family transcriptional regulator, with product MPSAPARPANTHSLAPERMDWNLLRTFMFVVQARGVGRAAQALHLSQPAVSQALKRLEDAVGGMLLHRRNGEFRLTGLGEEIYAVARDMYGTMARIETAAAQDKDEVAGTLRLLVMSRIQSAAYDDFLADFHQRHPQIEFHIEVLPSADILDALSKRVPALGLCLCRKPVEALERRLFLRHHYAVVCGRRHPLFSRPRVGIEDLMDQNFVCFASDQIGDTLSPLTIFRDEQGFTGRIVGTSPHIEEVRRMVVAGIGLSFLPEHLIVPDVVNGELRRLPPNESVAEIDVFLTWHRQRKLSAVEMAYLAAFERFLERTPLAARAR from the coding sequence ATGCCCTCTGCCCCCGCCCGCCCCGCCAATACCCACTCGCTCGCGCCCGAGCGCATGGACTGGAACCTGCTGCGCACCTTCATGTTCGTGGTGCAGGCGCGCGGCGTGGGCCGGGCGGCACAGGCCTTGCACCTGAGCCAACCGGCGGTCAGCCAGGCGCTCAAGCGGCTCGAGGACGCGGTCGGCGGCATGCTGCTGCACCGCCGCAACGGCGAATTCCGCCTGACCGGCCTGGGCGAGGAAATCTACGCCGTCGCCCGCGACATGTACGGCACCATGGCGCGCATCGAGACCGCCGCCGCGCAGGACAAGGACGAGGTCGCCGGCACGCTGCGGCTGCTGGTCATGAGCCGCATCCAGAGCGCGGCCTACGACGACTTCCTGGCGGACTTCCACCAGCGCCATCCCCAGATCGAGTTCCATATCGAGGTGCTGCCCAGCGCCGACATCCTGGACGCGCTGTCCAAGCGCGTGCCGGCGCTGGGCCTGTGCCTGTGCCGCAAGCCGGTCGAGGCGCTGGAGCGCCGGCTGTTCCTGCGCCACCACTACGCGGTGGTGTGCGGCCGCCGCCATCCGCTGTTCTCGCGGCCCCGGGTCGGGATCGAGGACCTGATGGACCAGAATTTCGTCTGCTTCGCCAGCGACCAGATCGGCGACACGCTGTCGCCGCTGACCATCTTCCGCGACGAGCAGGGGTTCACCGGGCGCATCGTCGGCACCTCGCCGCACATCGAGGAGGTGCGGCGCATGGTGGTGGCCGGCATCGGCCTGAGCTTCCTGCCCGAGCACCTGATCGTGCCGGACGTGGTCAACGGCGAGCTGCGGCGCCTGCCGCCCAACGAAAGCGTGGCCGAGATCGACGTGTTCCTGACCTGGCACCGGCAGCGCAAGCTGAGCGCGGTCGAAATGGCCTATCTGGCCGCGTTCGAGCGTTTCCTGGAGCGCACGCCGCTGGCCGCCCGCGCACGCTGA
- a CDS encoding glutathione S-transferase family protein: MSRWTFYTAPGTCALATHIALHEAGADFEVVKLDFSAGQQQSPEYLRVNPKGRVPALATEHGVLTETPALLAFVAQSFPQAGLAPLGDAYAFARLQELNSYLASTAHVAHAHKRRGARWADDPAAHEAMRAKVPETMTTCAAYLESQIAGPWALGEQFSVADAYLYTIGSWLEGDGVDLARFPKLGAYLARVAARPAVQRALADASQ; this comes from the coding sequence ATGTCTCGTTGGACCTTCTACACCGCGCCGGGCACCTGCGCCCTGGCCACCCATATCGCCCTGCATGAAGCCGGCGCCGACTTCGAGGTCGTGAAGCTGGACTTCAGCGCCGGACAGCAGCAAAGCCCCGAATACCTGCGCGTCAATCCCAAGGGCCGGGTGCCGGCGCTGGCCACCGAGCATGGCGTCCTGACCGAAACGCCGGCGCTGCTGGCCTTCGTGGCGCAGTCCTTTCCCCAGGCCGGCCTGGCGCCGCTGGGCGACGCCTACGCCTTCGCGCGCCTGCAGGAACTGAACAGCTACCTGGCGTCCACCGCCCACGTGGCGCACGCGCACAAGCGGCGCGGCGCGCGCTGGGCCGACGACCCGGCCGCGCATGAAGCCATGCGCGCCAAAGTGCCCGAGACCATGACGACCTGCGCCGCCTACCTGGAATCGCAGATCGCCGGGCCGTGGGCGCTGGGCGAGCAGTTCAGCGTGGCCGACGCCTATCTCTACACCATCGGCAGCTGGCTGGAGGGCGACGGCGTCGACCTGGCGCGTTTCCCCAAGCTGGGCGCCTACCTGGCGCGGGTCGCGGCGCGGCCGGCGGTGCAGCGTGCGCTGGCCGACGCCAGCCAGTGA
- a CDS encoding DUF6389 family protein — MNQQDYQAALRRVLDAHTDGALRTLRELFPRLPEKAREIQFGIFPDQDGEGTFSIVIGLDGPDLYVLNKAIDGYRHLFDVVHGEEGVSPKVPLFGREPGFCVQDAIADTAADWLEALWQQGGRSVSPLPACIYADEEYGTTTPRSLAADAAR, encoded by the coding sequence ATGAACCAACAAGACTACCAGGCAGCGCTGCGGCGCGTGCTCGATGCCCACACCGACGGCGCGCTGCGCACCCTGCGGGAGCTGTTTCCGCGCCTGCCCGAGAAGGCGCGCGAGATCCAGTTCGGCATCTTTCCGGACCAGGACGGCGAAGGGACGTTTTCCATCGTCATCGGCCTGGACGGCCCCGACCTGTACGTGCTGAACAAGGCCATCGACGGCTATCGGCATCTGTTCGACGTGGTGCACGGCGAAGAGGGCGTGTCACCGAAGGTGCCGCTGTTCGGGCGCGAGCCCGGCTTCTGCGTGCAGGACGCCATTGCCGACACCGCGGCCGATTGGCTCGAAGCGCTGTGGCAGCAGGGCGGCCGCTCTGTGTCGCCCTTGCCGGCCTGCATCTATGCGGACGAGGAGTACGGCACGACCACGCCGCGCAGCCTGGCGGCGGACGCGGCGCGCTGA
- a CDS encoding GbsR/MarR family transcriptional regulator: protein MTLTPIAERFILHWGEMGSRWGVNRTVAQIHALLYLLGRPVPAEEIAETLGVARSNVSNSLKELQAWRLARVVHVMDDRRDHFETSTDIWELFKLIVEGRRQREIDPTLTMLRDTLASPEMADETPLTAQRVRETLDFLEILTTWSDEMLRMKPETLMKTLGVGAKISKTMRRTKG from the coding sequence ATGACACTCACACCGATCGCCGAACGCTTCATCCTCCACTGGGGCGAAATGGGCTCGCGCTGGGGCGTGAACCGCACCGTCGCGCAGATCCACGCCCTGCTCTACCTGCTGGGCCGCCCCGTGCCCGCCGAGGAAATCGCCGAGACCCTGGGCGTGGCGCGCTCGAACGTCAGCAACAGCCTCAAGGAATTGCAGGCCTGGCGCCTGGCCCGGGTGGTGCACGTCATGGACGACCGGCGCGACCACTTCGAGACCTCCACCGACATCTGGGAGCTGTTCAAGCTGATCGTCGAGGGCCGGCGCCAGCGCGAGATCGATCCCACGCTGACCATGCTGCGCGACACGCTGGCCAGCCCCGAAATGGCCGACGAGACCCCGCTGACCGCGCAGCGCGTGCGCGAAACGCTGGATTTCCTCGAGATCCTCACCACCTGGTCGGATGAAATGCTGCGCATGAAACCGGAGACCCTGATGAAGACGCTCGGCGTGGGCGCGAAGATCAGCAAGACGATGCGGCGCACCAAGGGCTGA
- a CDS encoding SDR family oxidoreductase codes for MNILVCGANGFVGRALCEALARDGHRVLRGVRHPRRQDEIAVDYLADTAPAHWVDRLRGIHVVINAVGILVEGGGRDFDRIHRRAPIALFEAALRAGVRQVLQLSALGAQHGDTPYFQSKRAADDHLRALPIAHHVLRPALVYGAQGASARFFRAVASLPLHVLPAGGRQALRPIHVDELAEIVVRLVRGTADAPPVLDLVGGTEVTFKRMLAIYRQALGFPAAWSIAVPGALIGAGAALFDRMPGSLLTRDTWRMLRAGNSADASATTRALGRPPAGLESFIPAAEAPALRQLALAAWRPALLRGALALIWLWTAVCSAFIYPVEGSLALLAPVGLHGPAAMAALYLAAALDGALGIATLWRPGRRLWAAQLALVLAYSAVIAVALPAFLWHPFGPLLKNAAVIALLFILLCEETRP; via the coding sequence ATGAACATCCTGGTATGCGGCGCGAACGGGTTCGTCGGCCGGGCGCTGTGCGAGGCGCTGGCGCGCGATGGCCACCGGGTGCTCAGAGGCGTGCGCCACCCCCGCCGGCAGGACGAGATCGCCGTGGACTACCTGGCCGACACGGCCCCCGCCCACTGGGTGGACCGCTTGCGCGGCATCCACGTCGTCATCAATGCGGTCGGCATCCTGGTCGAAGGCGGCGGCCGCGATTTCGACCGCATCCACCGCCGCGCGCCGATCGCGCTGTTCGAGGCCGCGCTGCGGGCCGGCGTCAGGCAGGTGCTGCAACTGTCGGCGCTGGGCGCGCAGCACGGCGACACGCCCTACTTCCAGAGCAAGCGCGCGGCCGACGACCACCTGCGCGCCTTGCCGATCGCGCATCACGTCCTGCGGCCGGCGCTGGTCTATGGCGCACAAGGCGCGTCGGCGCGCTTTTTCCGCGCGGTGGCGTCGTTGCCGCTGCACGTCCTGCCAGCGGGCGGACGGCAGGCGCTGCGTCCGATCCACGTCGACGAGCTGGCCGAAATCGTCGTCCGGCTGGTGCGCGGCACGGCCGACGCCCCGCCGGTGCTGGATCTGGTGGGCGGCACCGAAGTCACCTTCAAGCGCATGCTGGCGATCTATCGGCAGGCGTTGGGGTTCCCCGCCGCGTGGTCCATCGCCGTGCCCGGGGCGCTGATCGGCGCGGGCGCCGCGCTGTTCGATCGCATGCCGGGCTCGCTGCTGACGCGCGACACCTGGCGCATGCTGCGCGCCGGCAACAGCGCCGATGCGTCCGCCACGACGCGGGCGCTGGGACGGCCGCCCGCGGGACTGGAAAGCTTCATTCCCGCGGCCGAGGCGCCCGCGTTGCGCCAGCTGGCCCTGGCGGCCTGGCGCCCCGCCCTGCTGCGCGGCGCGCTGGCGCTGATCTGGCTCTGGACCGCCGTGTGCAGCGCCTTCATCTATCCGGTCGAAGGCAGCCTGGCGCTGTTGGCGCCCGTCGGCCTGCATGGGCCGGCGGCCATGGCGGCCCTGTACCTGGCGGCGGCGCTGGACGGCGCGCTGGGCATCGCCACGCTGTGGCGGCCCGGGCGGCGGCTATGGGCCGCGCAGCTCGCGCTGGTGCTGGCGTATTCGGCGGTGATCGCCGTCGCGCTGCCGGCCTTCCTGTGGCATCCCTTCGGCCCGCTCCTGAAAAACGCCGCCGTCATCGCGCTTCTGTTCATTCTGCTCTGCGAGGAAACCCGACCATGA
- a CDS encoding DUF2269 family protein: protein MNAYLTIKTLHILSSVLLVGTGFGTAFYLFFANRTGSVPVIAAVSKLVVRADLWFTTPAVVVQPLSGLWLAHAAGWHWSTPWISLSIGLYLLAGACWLPVVWLQLEMARMAARAQADGAAALPPRYWRFARRWEWLGYPAFVAMVVVYYLMVAKPAW from the coding sequence ATGAACGCCTATCTCACGATCAAGACCCTGCACATCCTGTCGTCCGTCCTGCTGGTGGGAACCGGCTTCGGCACCGCGTTCTACCTGTTCTTCGCCAACCGCACCGGATCGGTGCCGGTCATCGCGGCGGTCTCCAAGCTGGTGGTGCGGGCCGACCTGTGGTTCACCACGCCGGCCGTGGTGGTGCAACCGCTGTCCGGCCTGTGGTTGGCGCATGCCGCCGGCTGGCACTGGAGCACGCCCTGGATCAGCCTGTCGATCGGTCTGTATCTGCTGGCGGGCGCCTGCTGGTTGCCGGTGGTCTGGCTGCAGCTCGAGATGGCCCGGATGGCCGCCCGCGCCCAGGCCGACGGCGCCGCCGCGCTGCCGCCGCGCTACTGGCGCTTTGCGCGCCGCTGGGAATGGCTGGGCTATCCGGCGTTCGTGGCAATGGTCGTCGTCTATTACCTGATGGTGGCCAAGCCGGCCTGGTGA
- a CDS encoding amino acid ABC transporter substrate-binding protein: protein MGLALFSAHAAHAGATFDTVKKRGFVQCGVTTDLPGFAYTDSKGIWQGIDVDTCRALAATMFGDATKAKIVPLTTQARFTALQSGEVDVLTRNTTQTMTRDTTLGLIGAGINYYDSQGLMVHTALGVKSARELGGATVCVLPGTTTELNLADWFRGNGLDFKPVVLERFDEILRSFAAGRCDAITADKSMLAATRRNLGEADLAILPEPLSKEPLGPMVRQGDEQWFNTVRWTLNALLEAEEYGITQQNVDQQLKSANPNIQRILGVTPGLGKNLGVDDKWAYQIIKQLGNYGEIYERTLGMQSALKLERGMNALYTHGGLMYGWPLR, encoded by the coding sequence ATGGGCCTGGCCCTGTTCAGCGCCCATGCGGCCCACGCCGGCGCCACCTTCGACACCGTCAAGAAGCGCGGCTTCGTGCAGTGCGGCGTCACCACCGACCTGCCCGGCTTCGCCTACACCGACAGCAAGGGCATCTGGCAAGGCATTGACGTCGACACCTGCCGCGCCCTCGCGGCGACGATGTTCGGCGACGCCACCAAGGCCAAGATCGTGCCGCTGACCACCCAGGCTCGTTTCACCGCGCTGCAATCGGGCGAGGTCGACGTGCTGACGCGCAACACCACCCAGACCATGACGCGCGACACGACGCTGGGCCTGATCGGCGCGGGCATCAACTATTACGACAGCCAGGGGCTGATGGTCCATACCGCGCTCGGCGTCAAGAGCGCCCGCGAACTGGGCGGGGCCACGGTCTGCGTGCTGCCCGGCACCACCACGGAGCTGAACCTGGCCGACTGGTTCCGCGGCAACGGGCTGGACTTCAAGCCGGTGGTGCTGGAGCGCTTCGACGAGATCCTGCGCAGCTTCGCCGCCGGCCGCTGCGACGCCATCACCGCCGACAAGTCGATGCTGGCCGCGACCCGCCGCAACCTCGGCGAGGCCGACCTGGCCATCCTGCCGGAGCCCTTGTCCAAGGAACCGCTCGGACCCATGGTCCGGCAAGGCGACGAGCAGTGGTTCAACACGGTCCGCTGGACCCTGAACGCACTGCTCGAGGCCGAGGAATACGGCATCACGCAGCAGAACGTGGACCAGCAGCTCAAGAGCGCCAACCCCAACATCCAGCGCATCCTTGGCGTGACGCCGGGCCTGGGCAAGAACCTGGGCGTGGACGACAAGTGGGCGTACCAGATCATCAAGCAGCTCGGGAACTACGGCGAGATCTACGAACGCACCCTGGGCATGCAGAGCGCGCTCAAACTCGAGCGCGGCATGAACGCCCTCTATACCCATGGCGGCCTGATGTACGGCTGGCCATTGCGCTGA
- a CDS encoding trans-sulfuration enzyme family protein yields MKEARNARPGLHFATRAIHHGYDPANHQGAVTPPVFMTSTYAFESTADFEAVFSGDSDRCVYGRQQNPTQQLLETRLAALEGGQAALVTASGMGAIASTLLTLLSAGDEIAVHHTIYNTASALMNEGLPRFGIKVVRGDLSTPQGTAAAIGPSTRLVYFETPINPSAEVLDIARISAAAQQVGARVIVDSTFASPALQRPLELGADLVIHSLTKYLNGHGDVLGGAVIGDRETIEAIRAAGTKYLTGATPSPMSCFLVLRGLKTLALRMRQHSDNALAVAEMLREHPAVAKVTYPFLADFPDREIARRQMSAGSGMVSFELKAGFDGVAPLMDRLRVISRGISLGDTDSLIYHTAGMIRARQRVSPGLRLSPGVTPELVRLSVGLEDARDLIDDLRQALA; encoded by the coding sequence ATGAAAGAAGCACGCAACGCCCGCCCCGGGCTCCATTTCGCGACCCGGGCCATCCACCACGGCTACGATCCCGCCAACCACCAGGGCGCGGTGACCCCGCCGGTCTTCATGACCTCGACCTACGCGTTCGAGTCGACCGCCGATTTCGAGGCGGTGTTTTCCGGCGACAGCGACCGCTGCGTCTACGGCCGCCAGCAGAACCCCACCCAGCAGCTGCTGGAAACGCGGCTGGCGGCGCTGGAAGGCGGACAGGCCGCGCTCGTCACGGCGTCGGGGATGGGCGCGATCGCCTCGACCCTGCTGACCTTGCTGTCGGCCGGGGACGAGATCGCGGTGCACCACACCATCTACAACACCGCCAGCGCGCTGATGAACGAAGGCCTGCCGCGCTTCGGCATCAAGGTGGTGCGTGGCGACCTGAGCACGCCGCAAGGCACCGCGGCCGCCATCGGGCCGTCGACCCGGCTGGTGTATTTCGAGACTCCGATCAATCCGTCCGCCGAGGTGCTGGACATTGCCCGCATCAGCGCCGCCGCGCAGCAGGTCGGCGCGCGCGTGATCGTCGATTCGACTTTCGCCTCGCCGGCGCTGCAACGACCGCTGGAACTGGGTGCGGACCTGGTCATCCATTCGCTGACCAAATACCTGAACGGCCATGGCGACGTGCTGGGCGGCGCCGTCATCGGCGACCGCGAGACGATCGAGGCGATCCGCGCGGCGGGCACCAAGTACCTGACCGGCGCGACGCCATCGCCCATGTCGTGTTTCCTGGTGCTGCGCGGCCTGAAGACGCTGGCGCTGCGCATGCGGCAACACAGCGACAACGCCTTGGCCGTGGCGGAGATGCTGCGGGAACATCCGGCGGTGGCCAAGGTCACCTACCCCTTCCTGGCGGATTTTCCGGACCGCGAGATCGCGCGGCGGCAGATGTCGGCGGGCAGCGGCATGGTGTCGTTCGAACTCAAGGCCGGATTCGACGGCGTGGCGCCCCTGATGGACCGGCTGCGCGTCATCTCGCGCGGCATCAGCCTGGGCGACACCGATTCGCTGATCTACCACACGGCCGGCATGATCCGCGCAAGGCAACGGGTCAGCCCGGGATTGCGGCTGAGTCCCGGCGTGACGCCGGAACTGGTGCGCCTGTCGGTCGGGCTGGAGGACGCCCGCGACCTGATCGACGATCTGCGCCAGGCCCTGGCATGA
- a CDS encoding PLP-dependent aminotransferase family protein, producing the protein MPRTANRIELPVLAPLDRGAGRLGQQLAQQLRDAIRGGALRPGDPLPATRHLAAALKVARGTVVEAFELLVAEGWLASKAGAGTTVARPPPADPPAASAGAAGFVRPLPAAAARYAAVAAALYPLPAAPFAISVPTGPVAPDDSWRKLSNRVRASRAAAPAGYADPQGLRPLRAAIADYVRKARSVACEADQVVITAGTQQGLHLASAVLLGENDQAWVEDPAYVGLTALLEGGGRASRIVRVPVDAEGLRVEEGVRRAPHARVAFVTPSHQYPLGMPMSMARREALLAWARARNAWIVEDDYDSELRYAGHPYPALQGMGGRQVIYLGTFSKILFPSLRIGYLIAPADLVAAFLGARITLDRHPPTADQHVLAAFIAEGLLDRHVRRIRQAYSDSRLALIDLLRTHLPAELAQVQPIDQGVHLLVWLRAAIDDVALARRAADAGVAVRPLSVTYGEQGGLRRSGLILGFGGYPVDRMTLAAQRLARLIRDAARPRD; encoded by the coding sequence ATGCCCCGCACCGCAAACCGCATCGAACTTCCCGTCCTCGCGCCCCTTGACCGGGGCGCGGGGCGGCTCGGCCAGCAACTGGCGCAACAGCTGCGCGACGCCATCCGCGGCGGCGCGCTGCGGCCGGGCGATCCGCTGCCTGCCACCCGCCATCTGGCGGCAGCGCTGAAGGTGGCGCGCGGCACCGTGGTCGAGGCCTTCGAGCTGCTGGTGGCCGAAGGCTGGCTGGCGTCGAAGGCCGGCGCGGGCACGACGGTGGCGCGGCCGCCGCCCGCGGATCCGCCCGCCGCATCCGCGGGCGCCGCCGGTTTCGTGCGACCGCTGCCGGCCGCCGCCGCGCGCTACGCCGCCGTCGCCGCGGCGCTGTATCCCTTGCCGGCCGCGCCCTTCGCCATTTCGGTGCCAACCGGGCCGGTCGCGCCCGACGACTCCTGGCGCAAGCTCAGCAACCGCGTGCGCGCCAGCCGTGCCGCCGCGCCCGCCGGCTATGCCGATCCGCAAGGGCTGCGGCCTTTGCGCGCCGCCATTGCCGACTACGTGCGCAAGGCCCGCTCGGTCGCCTGCGAGGCGGACCAGGTCGTCATCACCGCCGGCACGCAGCAGGGCCTGCACCTGGCCAGCGCCGTGCTGCTGGGAGAGAACGACCAGGCCTGGGTCGAGGATCCGGCCTACGTCGGCCTGACCGCGCTGCTGGAAGGCGGCGGCCGCGCCAGCCGCATCGTGCGGGTGCCGGTGGATGCCGAGGGCCTGCGCGTGGAGGAAGGCGTGCGGCGCGCGCCGCATGCCCGCGTCGCGTTCGTGACGCCGTCGCACCAGTACCCGCTCGGCATGCCGATGAGCATGGCGCGCCGCGAGGCCCTGCTGGCCTGGGCCCGCGCCCGCAATGCCTGGATCGTCGAGGACGACTACGACAGCGAACTGCGCTATGCCGGCCACCCCTACCCCGCCCTGCAGGGCATGGGCGGCCGTCAGGTGATCTACCTGGGCACGTTCAGCAAGATCCTGTTCCCGTCGCTGCGCATCGGCTACCTGATCGCGCCAGCCGATCTGGTGGCGGCATTCCTTGGAGCCCGCATCACGCTGGACCGGCATCCGCCCACCGCCGACCAGCACGTGCTGGCCGCGTTCATCGCCGAGGGCCTGCTCGACCGCCACGTGCGGCGCATCCGCCAGGCCTATTCCGACAGCCGGCTGGCGTTGATCGATTTGCTGCGCACGCACCTGCCGGCGGAACTGGCCCAGGTCCAGCCGATCGACCAGGGCGTGCACCTGCTGGTGTGGCTGCGTGCGGCCATCGACGACGTCGCCCTGGCGCGCCGCGCCGCCGACGCGGGCGTCGCGGTGCGGCCGCTGTCGGTCACCTACGGCGAGCAAGGCGGCCTGCGCCGGTCCGGCCTGATCCTCGGTTTCGGCGGCTATCCGGTCGACAGGATGACCCTGGCCGCGCAACGCCTGGCCAGGCTGATCCGCGACGCTGCGCGCCCGCGAGACTGA
- a CDS encoding Bug family tripartite tricarboxylate transporter substrate binding protein has protein sequence MTPFKTSIRLAAACLSLAAGPALAQGADWPTHAITLVVPFAAGGGGDTLARLVAEPLSRELGQSIIVENRPGAGGNIGTSIAARANPDGYTLSYGTNGTQATNHWLYKSPGYAPGDFEPISRFTVIAAALVVNATDDRFKSLAQLLDYAKSHPGELTCGSAGNGTSSHLACELLNQMAGVKIMHIPYKGGSAAMTDLLGGRISLLIDVMPNVSGQVAAGKLRALGVTTPQRVGSNPDIPTMSEAGVKGYEFFAWDGLYAPKGTPTAILDKLNAAVGRALARPEVKQALESRGAIPSPTTRQSLAEFGAEEYTRLGKVVKTAGAAID, from the coding sequence ATGACCCCCTTCAAGACCTCGATCCGCCTGGCGGCCGCGTGCCTGTCACTGGCGGCCGGCCCGGCCCTGGCGCAAGGCGCCGACTGGCCCACCCACGCCATCACGCTGGTCGTCCCGTTCGCCGCCGGCGGCGGTGGCGACACGCTGGCGCGACTGGTGGCCGAACCGTTGTCGCGCGAGCTCGGCCAGTCCATCATCGTCGAGAACCGCCCGGGCGCGGGCGGCAACATCGGCACCTCCATCGCCGCGCGCGCCAACCCTGACGGCTACACGCTGTCCTATGGCACCAACGGCACCCAGGCCACCAACCACTGGCTGTACAAGTCGCCCGGCTATGCGCCAGGCGACTTCGAGCCGATCTCGCGCTTCACCGTGATCGCCGCGGCGCTGGTGGTCAACGCCACAGACGACCGCTTCAAGTCGCTGGCGCAGCTGCTGGACTACGCCAAGTCGCACCCGGGCGAACTGACCTGTGGCTCGGCCGGCAACGGCACCTCGTCGCACCTGGCCTGTGAGCTGCTGAACCAGATGGCCGGCGTCAAGATCATGCACATTCCCTACAAGGGCGGCAGCGCGGCGATGACGGACCTGCTGGGCGGCCGTATCTCGCTGCTGATCGACGTGATGCCGAACGTGTCGGGTCAGGTCGCGGCGGGCAAGCTGCGGGCCCTGGGCGTCACCACGCCGCAGCGGGTAGGCTCGAATCCGGATATCCCGACCATGAGCGAGGCCGGCGTCAAGGGCTACGAGTTCTTTGCCTGGGACGGGCTGTATGCGCCCAAGGGCACGCCGACCGCCATCCTGGACAAGCTCAACGCCGCCGTGGGCCGCGCGCTGGCGCGTCCCGAAGTCAAGCAGGCGCTGGAATCGCGCGGCGCGATCCCGTCGCCGACCACGCGCCAGTCGCTGGCCGAGTTCGGCGCCGAGGAATACACCCGGCTGGGCAAGGTCGTGAAGACGGCGGGCGCGGCGATCGACTGA
- the hpaH gene encoding 2-oxo-hept-4-ene-1,7-dioate hydratase — protein sequence MDAATIKRLAQRLDQAESSRTQVRQLSLEHPDITIADAYAIQREWVAAKIAGGRRLVGHKIGLTSRAMQLSSQIDEPDYGALLDDMLFEDGAEIPRDRFIVPRVEVELAFILERRLEGPGVTLFDVLDAVRYVIPALEIIDARSHQIDPDSKRPRKVFDTIADNAANAGVVMGGRPVRVDAVDLRWVGAMMSRNAVIEETGLAAGVLNHPANGVVWLANKLAGYDVALEPGQIILSGSFTRPVFAQQGDTFHVDYGPLGAVSCRFV from the coding sequence ATGGATGCCGCGACCATCAAGAGGCTGGCCCAGCGACTGGACCAGGCGGAAAGCAGCCGTACCCAGGTGCGCCAGCTGTCGCTGGAACATCCCGACATCACCATCGCCGACGCCTACGCCATCCAGCGCGAGTGGGTGGCGGCCAAGATCGCCGGCGGCCGCCGGCTGGTCGGCCACAAGATCGGCCTGACCTCGCGCGCCATGCAGCTGTCGTCGCAGATCGACGAGCCGGATTACGGCGCCTTGCTGGACGACATGCTGTTCGAGGACGGCGCCGAGATCCCCCGCGACCGCTTCATCGTGCCGCGCGTCGAGGTCGAGCTGGCCTTCATCCTGGAGCGCCGCCTCGAGGGCCCCGGCGTGACGCTGTTCGACGTGCTGGACGCGGTGCGCTACGTGATCCCCGCGCTCGAGATCATCGACGCGCGTTCGCACCAGATCGACCCCGACAGCAAGCGGCCGCGCAAGGTCTTCGACACCATCGCCGACAACGCCGCCAACGCCGGCGTGGTGATGGGCGGCCGGCCGGTGCGCGTTGACGCGGTCGACCTGCGCTGGGTCGGCGCGATGATGTCGCGCAACGCGGTGATCGAGGAGACCGGCCTGGCGGCCGGCGTGCTCAATCATCCCGCCAACGGCGTGGTGTGGCTGGCCAACAAGCTGGCCGGCTACGACGTGGCGCTCGAGCCCGGCCAGATCATCCTGAGCGGTTCGTTCACGCGGCCCGTGTTCGCCCAGCAGGGCGACACGTTCCACGTGGACTATGGCCCGCTTGGCGCGGTCAGCTGCCGCTTTGTGTGA
- a CDS encoding nuclear transport factor 2 family protein: MQTEHVKAACEAVVLAFFHALDTRRHKAAAALMAPDGTWLRQGQLLTGPREVLAALEARPPQRTTCHVITNLRVLEHSGSQAAVGYFLTAYDSDPQVQGGAPRLVAIRDCQDRLSASGQDWLLAEKRSRRHLPPE, encoded by the coding sequence ATGCAGACCGAACACGTCAAGGCCGCCTGCGAGGCGGTCGTGCTGGCCTTCTTCCATGCGCTGGATACCCGGCGCCACAAGGCCGCCGCCGCGCTGATGGCGCCGGACGGCACCTGGCTGCGCCAGGGCCAGTTGCTGACCGGGCCGCGCGAAGTGCTGGCGGCTCTCGAGGCGCGCCCGCCGCAGCGCACCACCTGTCATGTCATCACCAACCTGCGTGTGCTCGAACACAGTGGCTCGCAGGCCGCGGTGGGCTATTTCCTGACCGCCTACGACAGCGATCCGCAGGTGCAGGGCGGGGCGCCGCGCCTGGTCGCCATCCGCGACTGCCAGGACCGGCTGAGCGCCAGCGGCCAGGACTGGCTGCTGGCGGAAAAGCGCAGCCGGCGCCATCTGCCGCCCGAATGA